A window of the Fibrobacter sp. UWH4 genome harbors these coding sequences:
- the carA gene encoding glutamine-hydrolyzing carbamoyl-phosphate synthase small subunit, with product MTDKFNWKAKREKKAFLALADGAVFHGYAFGSATDTVGEAVFNTGMAGYKQILTDPSYAGQFVVFTTAEVGAYAANLEKSESRDVFLNGIVVNSLDDVSKEIGEESLHDYMLAHKKPGIAGVDTRALTIHLRDHGAQKAYFHVDGTDMSEADAIAKAKAWEGLDGQDYASKVSDPKGYEFSTEGDLNVVALDFGIKTNILRNLAAQNMKVTVLPINATYEQIMAKNPDGVFLSNGPADPNSLPQVAAVVKQLLGKVPLMGICLGNQLLGLALGAKVSKLKFGHHGCNHPVKNLKTGAVEITSQNHNYAIEESSLPANVEVSHINLNDNTVEGIRHKELPAFSVQYHPESAPGPNDSYYLFGEFRQMILDFKGAK from the coding sequence ATGACTGACAAGTTCAACTGGAAAGCGAAACGCGAAAAGAAGGCGTTTCTAGCATTGGCGGATGGCGCCGTGTTCCACGGGTATGCCTTTGGTAGTGCTACCGATACCGTCGGCGAAGCGGTGTTCAACACCGGCATGGCGGGCTACAAGCAGATTTTGACGGACCCCTCCTATGCGGGGCAGTTCGTGGTGTTCACCACGGCCGAAGTCGGCGCCTACGCGGCGAACCTCGAAAAGTCCGAATCCCGCGACGTATTCCTGAACGGCATTGTCGTGAACTCGCTGGACGACGTGAGCAAGGAAATCGGCGAAGAAAGCCTGCACGACTACATGCTCGCCCACAAGAAGCCTGGCATCGCGGGCGTGGATACTCGCGCACTCACCATCCACCTGCGTGACCATGGCGCACAGAAAGCTTACTTCCACGTAGACGGTACCGACATGAGCGAAGCCGATGCAATCGCAAAGGCAAAAGCCTGGGAAGGCCTCGACGGCCAGGACTACGCCAGCAAGGTCAGCGACCCGAAGGGTTACGAGTTCAGTACCGAAGGCGACCTGAACGTTGTCGCTCTCGATTTCGGTATCAAGACGAACATCCTGAGGAATCTTGCCGCGCAGAACATGAAGGTGACGGTGCTCCCGATTAACGCCACCTACGAACAAATTATGGCGAAGAATCCGGACGGGGTGTTCCTCTCGAACGGCCCTGCCGACCCGAACAGCCTCCCGCAAGTGGCAGCAGTCGTAAAGCAGCTGCTGGGCAAGGTCCCGCTGATGGGCATCTGCCTCGGTAACCAGTTGCTCGGTCTCGCTCTCGGCGCGAAGGTTTCCAAACTCAAGTTCGGCCATCACGGCTGCAACCATCCGGTGAAAAACTTGAAGACCGGCGCCGTGGAAATCACGAGCCAGAACCACAACTACGCCATCGAAGAATCCAGCCTCCCCGCGAATGTGGAAGTCAGCCACATCAACCTGAACGACAACACCGTTGAGGGCATTCGCCACAAGGAACTCCCCGCGTTCAGCGTGCAGTACCACCCGGAATCCGCTCCGGGCCCGAACGATTCCTACTACCTGTTCGGCGAATTCAGACAAATGATTCTCGACTTCAAGGGAGCAAAATAA
- a CDS encoding CTP synthase translates to MTKAAPKKQTKYIFITGGVVSSLGKGITSASLALLLKSRGYKVFMQKLDPYLNVDPGTMSPYQHGEVFVTDDGYETDLDLGHYERFAGVQCSKASSYTSGRIYSSVLAKERAGKYLGGTVQVIPHITNEIKDAFRSAAESGADIVLCEIGGVAGDIESLPFLEAARQFRFEVGVENTCFVHLVLVPYLKAAGELKTKPSQHSVAELRNIGIFPDILVCRTEMTIPQDHLDKLALFCNVKPECVIEEKDVTDSVYAVPRELSKQELDLRVLEQLHLSVHPIIHSEWDKLVKKATQPKYECTIALVGKYIAIRDAYKSVHEALQHAGMEHNAKVKVECIEAEELEKNPNLIKNADGILIPGGFGSRGVNGKCVAIKYAREHKVPLLGICLGMQCCVIEFARDVLGWKDANSTEFDEKTAHPVIDLMDEQKNVTEKGGTMRLGAYPCKLMKDSNAAKLYKSEKISERHRHRYEFNYNSEFRIALEKAGLKIAGTSPDGKLVEMVEIKNHPYFEACQFHPEFKSRPTAPHPLFSGLVKAALAQKNGKVKTATAKAAQKNLNGGKKNA, encoded by the coding sequence ATGACGAAGGCCGCCCCCAAAAAACAGACCAAGTACATCTTTATTACCGGCGGCGTGGTCAGCTCGCTGGGTAAGGGAATCACCTCGGCCTCGCTGGCATTGCTCCTCAAGAGCCGCGGCTACAAGGTGTTCATGCAGAAGCTGGACCCGTACCTGAACGTGGACCCGGGCACCATGAGCCCCTACCAGCACGGTGAAGTCTTCGTAACCGACGACGGCTACGAAACCGACCTTGATTTGGGCCACTACGAACGTTTTGCAGGTGTGCAGTGCTCCAAGGCTTCCAGCTACACTTCGGGCCGCATCTATTCTTCCGTACTCGCGAAGGAACGCGCGGGCAAGTACCTCGGCGGTACGGTGCAGGTGATTCCGCACATTACCAACGAAATCAAGGACGCCTTCCGTTCTGCAGCCGAAAGCGGCGCCGACATCGTGCTCTGCGAAATCGGCGGAGTCGCAGGCGACATCGAATCGCTTCCGTTCCTCGAAGCCGCAAGACAGTTCCGCTTTGAAGTCGGCGTGGAAAACACCTGCTTTGTCCACCTGGTTTTGGTGCCTTACCTCAAGGCCGCCGGTGAACTCAAGACAAAACCTTCGCAGCACTCGGTTGCCGAACTTCGCAACATCGGTATTTTCCCGGACATTCTGGTGTGCCGCACCGAAATGACGATCCCGCAGGATCACTTGGACAAACTCGCGCTCTTCTGCAACGTGAAGCCCGAATGCGTCATCGAAGAAAAGGACGTGACGGATTCCGTCTACGCTGTACCTCGCGAACTTTCCAAGCAGGAACTCGACCTCCGCGTGCTTGAACAGCTCCACTTGAGCGTACACCCCATCATCCACTCCGAATGGGACAAACTCGTCAAGAAGGCCACCCAGCCCAAGTACGAATGCACCATCGCGCTGGTGGGCAAGTACATCGCCATCCGCGACGCCTACAAGTCCGTACACGAAGCCCTGCAGCACGCCGGCATGGAACACAACGCCAAGGTAAAGGTGGAATGCATCGAGGCCGAAGAGCTGGAAAAGAATCCGAACCTCATCAAGAATGCAGACGGCATCTTGATTCCGGGAGGCTTCGGTAGCCGCGGCGTGAACGGCAAATGCGTGGCCATCAAGTACGCCCGGGAACACAAAGTCCCGCTGCTGGGCATCTGCCTCGGCATGCAATGCTGCGTGATTGAATTTGCACGCGATGTGCTCGGCTGGAAGGACGCCAACTCCACGGAATTCGACGAAAAGACGGCCCATCCGGTCATCGACCTGATGGACGAACAGAAGAACGTCACCGAAAAGGGCGGCACCATGCGCCTCGGCGCTTACCCATGCAAGCTCATGAAGGATTCCAACGCGGCAAAGCTTTACAAGAGCGAAAAGATTAGCGAACGTCACCGTCACCGCTACGAATTCAACTACAACAGCGAATTCCGCATCGCCTTGGAAAAGGCCGGTCTGAAGATTGCCGGCACATCGCCCGACGGAAAGCTTGTCGAAATGGTGGAAATCAAGAACCACCCCTACTTTGAAGCCTGCCAGTTCCATCCGGAATTCAAGAGCAGACCCACCGCGCCGCACCCGCTATTCAGCGGACTTGTAAAGGCGGCTCTCGCACAAAAAAATGGCAAAGTAAAAACCGCGACCGCAAAAGCCGCGCAGAAGAATTTGAATGGAGGCAAAAAGAATGCCTAA